The Aggregicoccus sp. 17bor-14 genome contains the following window.
TCCGCTACGTCGATCTGAACACCTTCGCCGGTGGCCAGGCGCGCGGCCTCTCCGCCGCGCGCTTCTACGCCAACAGCCTCTACCTCGGCGTGCCGGACACCACGGGAAACAGGCCGGGCGTCTTCGTGCTGCGGCGCACCCCGGACGTGGCACCCGGCCTCGACGTGCCCAACGACGGCAGCGCGCAGGACCTGGCGCTCGGCGGCTTCGAGTACTTCGGCGGGAGCACCACCCTGGGCGCCAAGGCGAACCCCGCCGCGCTGGTGGGCGTGGACGCGATGGCCGAGCTCAACGGCATGCTGTACCTCGCGAACAACGGCGGCTGCGTGCGCACCACCCGCAACGACCCGCGCCCCTTCAAGGACTTCCCGGGCGACTGGGCCACCTGCCGCCCCACCGCGTCCGCGTACACGGCGCTCACCTCCATCACCCTGTCCTCGGGCGCGGACCTGGAGCCCGCGGACCGCGCGGTGCCGGCGCTGGTGCCCTTCGGCGGGCGGCTGTACATGGCGCGCAACACCACCTCGGGGCCGCAGCTCTTCGCGTGCTCGCCGGGCGCCACCGGCGCTGCCAGCGACTGCGACGCGGGCGACTGGTCGCTGGTGGCACCCAACAGCAGCGGCGACGCGCGGCTCACGCAGTTCGACACCGCGGGCAACACGCGCCTCACGCTGCTCGCCGCGACCGCGTCGCACCTCTACGTGGGCTTCAACAACGCGGACAACGGCCTCGTCCTCTTCCGCACCAGCAGCCCCACCGCGAGCGCGCGCAGCGACTTCCGCGGCCTGCTGGACTGCCCGGCGGACCAGGCCCCGGGAGACTGCCAGGGCCTGGGACAGAACGGGCTCGGCGTCGGCGCAACCCGCATCTTCGACAGCGTGGCGCTCGGCTTCGACGGCAAGAGCTACTTGTTCCTGACGGCCGGCACCGGGACGAGCGCGGTACGCGTGTTCCGCATCGCGGACTGAGGGCGCGCAGGAGGAGGCCTCCTGCGCGCCCGCTCGTCACGTCACGCGCGCCTCAGGGCACCGTCGCGTCGAAGGACTGGCCGTCGTCCACGCAGGCGGTGTTCACGCCCTGGTCGTGCGGCGCGCACACCTGCACGCTGCCCGCCGTCTGGGCGCCCTTGCTGTCGGTGGCGACGAAGCGCACGCGGTACACGCGGTCGCTGCCCGAGCCGGAGCGCTCCGCGCGCAGCTGTGCGCGAGAAGTGCCCACGCCGGTGGCGTCCGGCGCGGTGTTGCCCGAGCCCTGTCCGCGCACCGGCTCGTCCTGGGTGACGCCGGTGATGGTGATGCTCACCGCGTCCCCGTCCGGGTCGCGCACGTTGAGGATGTCCACCGCGGTGAGGTCGTGGTTCGCCGGCCACAGCGACGCGACGCTGGGCACCGCGCCCGAGACGTCCGGCGGGTGGTTGCCGCCGGTGCCGCCGCCGCCGTCGTCACCACCGCCGCCATCGTCCGGAGGAGGTCCGGTCACGGTGCCGATGGCCTCCGCGAGCGCGTCCACCACCTCGGAGGCGGTCGCCGCGGGGAACACCTCGCCGCCGGTGGCGTGCGACAGGTAGGTGAGCTGGGAGAGCGCCTGCCAGTCGAAGCCGATGACCACGCTGTGGATGTGCACGGGGCTGGGCGTGGTGCCGAGACTGGGCGCGGCGGCGGCCAGCGTGGTGGACGCCAGGGTCACGCTGCCCTCCGGGGCGAGCGCTGCCGCCGCGGCCGTCTGCACGCTCACGTCCTGCGCGAGCGCGATGACGCTGCCGGTGGAGGCGCCGGTGAAGGGGTCCGGATCGTGGCCGGGCGCGTCCGTCATCAGGATGATGGCGCGCTCCACCATGTCCCCCTCGCGCCAGGGCGTGAGCCCGTCCGCGTCGAGGGTGTGGGTGAGCGCCGTCATGGCCGCCTCGGGCGTGTCGTTGCCGCCGCCCGCGGACGTGGGCAGCGCGCCCACCACGCTCGCCTGTTGGTTGCTGAAGGGCAGGCGCGCCAGGTACGGGTAGTCCCCCGGGTCTCCGTAGGGGTTGCTGGGGAAGTCCTTGTAGTCCACCACGGCCACGCGCGTGCCCTCGGACACGTTGCCGTTCTCGTCCGGGGGCTCGATGAGCTTGGACACGAGGCTGGACGCGCCGGCGCGCACGGCGCCGAGGTCGTCCCACATGGAGCCGGTGGTGTCGATGGCGAGCGCCACG
Protein-coding sequences here:
- a CDS encoding vWA domain-containing protein; the encoded protein is MRNHRLLSLLLLALALPAHAAYRFGSGPLADAKSAAASGLAANRKVTDLKANELAAMLIAITYDESAAKVTGVPSPMALGRFDLQSSLESFGGTQPKYVRAFFHAGVGMWQLDSAGLGADVAAPAAVDTARAAPVVAGEVLRRWRSSKATTKAGKRKAAWGAWYACKDGGCETIFNDIYDASKDALVITEDPSVSSKGGMEWHRCAPATDTKSPFDCALIDPSKAEGTTGGFTFKPWEGKPGVSPLTFPFVSFDRNRTEERHWPKKLTGYDTFVSAKRSFGTNARGGLSWEKPQRICTWLKDCTDVALAIDTTGSMWDDLGAVRAGASSLVSKLIEPPDENGNVSEGTRVAVVDYKDFPSNPYGDPGDYPYLARLPFSNQQASVVGALPTSAGGGNDTPEAAMTALTHTLDADGLTPWREGDMVERAIILMTDAPGHDPDPFTGASTGSVIALAQDVSVQTAAAAALAPEGSVTLASTTLAAAAPSLGTTPSPVHIHSVVIGFDWQALSQLTYLSHATGGEVFPAATASEVVDALAEAIGTVTGPPPDDGGGGDDGGGGTGGNHPPDVSGAVPSVASLWPANHDLTAVDILNVRDPDGDAVSITITGVTQDEPVRGQGSGNTAPDATGVGTSRAQLRAERSGSGSDRVYRVRFVATDSKGAQTAGSVQVCAPHDQGVNTACVDDGQSFDATVP